One Citrus sinensis cultivar Valencia sweet orange chromosome 5, DVS_A1.0, whole genome shotgun sequence genomic window, TATCAGACATAAAAAAGCTAAGGACTTCTAGATTCTTCAACTTCCCAATGATTGCTATGTCCCCCAACGCACTTTGATCCAGACATAGTGTGTGAAGATTTACTAGAAGATCAATTGAAGATGGAAATGAAGAAAACTGCATTCGAGTAAAATCTAGAACTCTAAGCTTTTTCATCCCTACAAAAAAGTTCTCAGGAATATTGATTTCAAGAGAAGAATCTTTGGgagagataaataaaaattcaagattTGGGCATTCTAATCCTTCAGGAAATTCACGATTACTATAATTTCTTAAAGAGATAGCATTGCATTTTCGAAGTGCATCCTCTTCTGGCCAGTCCCACACATCCTCATTCCTCACCGAAAACACATGTTGGTGGCGGCATGCAATCGATATTGCGACATCGCGAACAACATCATGCATTGAAAATTCTTCATTGCTATCATCCTCAAGCAACAAACAAGAGTCTCTAAGTTCATGGACCAATGCATATAATTTGTCTCATGCATCTTCCATCTTATTGACTCCTTTAAATATACCCAAACCCATGGAGTACTTAAACAAGTCCAAAGTAAGAATACGGTTACCCATTAGACTGCAGAgctgaaaaattttcttgagTTGCTCACCTTTTAAATGGTTGAAACTCAGCTCAATACTTGAATAAGTCTCTGCAGACACTCCTTCGAAGTTGTCCATTGAAGGCGTTCGGAGTTCTCGCAAGGAATTCTTCCATTCATGCAGACTCTTGCCTCTCAATGCCTTTGCTACCGTACTCAAGGCAATGGGCAAACCTCCACATGCCCTGGCGACGCCTATTGCTGTAGATTTCAACTCACGATTTTCAACATCATCACCGGCCATCATCTTAAACAATCTCCCGGCTTCTTCGTCTTTTAAGTTGTTTATCAAAAAGTTGTCTTTGGATCCCATTTTTAAGAGGACACTACGATCTCTTGCTGTCAGCAGTAGTTTGCATCCTTTATGATCTTCTCCAAAAGGAATTCCAACAGTCTCCAAATTAAGGTGTTTCCAGATGTTATCTAAAACCACAAGGATCTTCTTCTCATTTCTCAATCGCTCAAATAGTCTACTTGCTCTTCTAGATTCAACTTCCTCGCGCAACTCCAGGCCCAACTTCTCGGCAATTTCCTGTTGAATCTTTTTTATGTCTGGAGTTTGCGAAACCTCTGAAAAGACCACCATATCAAAGAGCTTGGCTTCCATAGCTTGTCTGGAGACCTCCTTGACCAGTGTCGTCTTTCCAATGCCGCCCATGCCGTACACCCCAATGATGCTGACATTAACATCGATCTATGCTTTTTTTATAGCCTCCAAAGTAGAACGTCTTGATTCAAAGGCCTCGTAGCCTATGTGAGGCTTGAGCCAAATCTCCTCCGGAATGGTACGATGGGAAACAATATCAAACTTCTTTACTTCTTCTCCAAGTTCAACAAGGGCCTTCATTTCTGTCTCTGCTTTCTTGCTAAGCTGATAGCGGGTCTTCAAATTAGGACACAAGCCCTTGAGACAACGCTTATTCGTTGACTCCTCATTTTCAATGAATTTGGCTGCCCTGTCAATGATGTCGTTCGCACTAACCAGCCACTTTTCAACCTTCTCTTCAatcttttctccttttctttcaGCCTCAGAAACTCTGTGCTGAATGCTCCTACTTTCATCCTTgagttcatcaaattttgccCTGAGATTCTCAAAGTTGGTTTTATAGTTACGTAAATAACCAAGTTGGCGTTCTGCTAGAGGAGCCAAACATTTCACAACTTCCAAAACAACAGTAATAATGGTTTCCACCATCTTTGAtccttctattttttttttttgagttctGAAAAGCAAATAAACAAGAGCCAACCacagaagagaaaaaagaagaaacaacaAAGATGGACAGTTTATCTGGTTGTGGAAGCggagaaatgaaagaaagcgTAACAActgattgaataaatataAGGAGCGATTTAGATAATAAAGGAGAAAGGAACCAATCAAAATAACTTAAGTATAGACcaaaagaaagatgaaaaatatattatagacCACAACCGAATGAACAAAAGAAGATGTCTTGACACAGCAGAAGTGCAGAGAGTAGATATGGAACAAAACAGAGACAACAGCAGGACACAACTAAATTGGGAGCGGAGAGAAACTAATCAACAAGGACTGAGAGATTACAACAAAACAGATGCCAAGAGAAAAGGGTTTCCTGATCCTGTGAAGCTTAAGAGAGTTAACGGCAATAGGGAGCAAAcattaataacaaaacaacAGTGACTACAACGAACGAACGCATATGTTTTTCTTGATTGAGAATAAGTTCAAAGAATGACTTTTTAATGAGGTGCTGAAGCTGAAGAATAACGATTtgctaaaattttaagaatgcTATATATTCTGTAAATTCAACAAGTgaagaataaagaataatGGTTTGTCATCTTCACGATGAAGATCATGGGCGAGATTAAAAGCAAAAGTGACCTATTTGAAAAGCCAAAGTTCAGAAGTTCCTTTGTTAAGCTTAGAAGTGAagcaaagaataaataaataaatgagtaatGATCAAGGGATGGGAATGAAGTGTTAGAGtacaatttatgcactagttttgcattatttacttcctttaatatcgatgttttgcacttaataatagtgatttacttgtgttttatttttgtaggtgcaattctattgattggtgctaaaattgagctacaagatgatgtttaaggatgattgttttcttggagaaattatgagcttcagaagaactttgttgataaggcgtgggcgcatgctgtcaactacggacctgcagtttttagtttaacgtgttttgtatttttagttatttttgtaattacgaatttaatatttagataatattttagatattagtattttattttaaaaagaactctagaggagaagagagagaagagaatttaagggaggaatctattgtcaaAGACGGGAGATTTTTGAAGGGGTAAAGGACACAGACACCCCTAACGTTTAAATAAGGGACATAAAACCCcctaatgtttcaaaaaagacactcAGACCCCAATTGACTAACGGAAATCGTTCcgttaaatcattaaaaggttaaaatcgtaattacaaattaaaaacaagtGAATTGACTAAAAACCCACACACGCATCACACGCACAAACAAACcccacgcacacacacactgaTTTCAGACAAATCTTTTAACACACTCACGGTTTGCCTCGCCGAACGCTGCTGGGGCTGCCGGAAGTTGCTGCTCACGCTACCGGAAGCTGCTGGAACTGCTCGTGCGTGGATCGAGACCGAGTCTAGTTGCTGGATCTGCTGTCGATCGACGTTTGGCTGCTGCTTGTGCTGTTGGAACTGCTGAAATCTCACGTTTGGCTGTTGGAACTGCTCGCGTTTGGCTGCTGGAATTGCTCGCGTTTGGCTGCTGGTTGTGCTCGCGTTTGGCTGCTGGTTGTGCTCGCGTTTGGCTGCTGGTTGTGCTCGCGTTTGGCTGCTGGTTGTGCTCGCTTTTGGTTGCTGGTTGTGCTCGCTTTTGGCTGCTGGTTGTGCTCGCGTTTAGTTGCTGGTTGTGCTCGCGTTTAGTTGCTGGTTGTGCTCGCGTTTGGCTGCTGGTTGTGCTCGCGTTTGGCTGCTGGTTGTGCTCGTGTTTGGCTGCTGCTTGTGCTCGGGTTTGGCTGCTGCTTGTGCTCGCGTTTGGTTGCTGGTTGTGTTTGTGGAATCTCGCGTTTGGCTGCTGCTTGTGCTCGCTTTTGGCTGCTGCTTGTGCTCGTGTTTGGCTGCTGCTTGTGCTCGTGTTTGGCTGCTGCTTGTGCTCGCGTTTGGTTGCTGCTTGTGTTTGTGGAATCTCGCGTTTGGCTGCTGCTTGTGGAGTCCACGGTTCAATTCTCTTAAATcctattttttctctttaattttcattttttttattaaattaacttcTCTAGCATGTTTGATGCATATGTGATGTATgtgtaagaatataaataaatgattatgagaatttttttttttggtttatggTTGTTTGATGAACAGAGTTCTTAATTTATCCGGTTTATTGGAGAATTCTTACTAAttacttttgttatttcttttctttatcaatttttagatgtgcatggaattttctttatcaaatttattttgttatatctaaCCAGTTGGGCTAGAATTCTACCTAGGTGAgatattatgtattttttttaatggtccTGGAGCATGTGAATTTTGtgcttaatttattaatgaaaagaatgTATTGGTTTGTAGATGGTTGATCAGCCATCCCAAAATCTGAATGCTCACTCACTTTATTCTTTTGAACAAGAAGATGACGAAGCATATTGGTCAAATGATGACAATGAAGACATAACACCTACTGATGATGAAATGGGATTAAATTGGGATGATGAGGGAGTGGATGTTGGGCATATTGAAGGTTGTGAAGAAGTGGATTATGGAGatagtgaagaagaagatagaaTTCTTTCTAATTGTGAGTCAGATGATAGAGAGCATGGCCTGCTTTCTGATTCTGAAGATGAGCAATCATTTCATTGTTTAGAATCTAACCCTAATGAAATGATTGAAATCAGTGTTGGGCAGGAGTTCGACAATGTCCAACATTTTAGAAGAGTACTTGAAAGCTACGTTATTAAGAATGGGTTTGATCTTAACAGAATTAAGAATGAGAAGGGAAGGTTCAGAGCAAAGTGTTCCAATGAGGGCTGTCCGTGGTTTATTTATGCAGCACTAGTAGAATCTGGAACaaaattcagaattcagaagCTGAATAATGTACATGAATGTAATGGAGTGTTAGAGAACAAAGAGGCATCATATAAATGGATAGCCTCTCAGTTTGAGGGAACTTTGAAGAATAACCCAAAAATGCCAGTAAAGGCAATGAAAGATGAATTGGTTTCTAATTTAGGGGTTAAGGCAAGCATGAAGAAAATGTATAGGGCCAAGAAAAGAGCAATGGATAAATTAAATGGGAACTATGCAAATTCTTATCAGAGGCTAAGGGATTATGCCCAAATACTCAAACAAAGCAATCCCAATACGTAAGTAAAGATGAAATTTGTGTCTAGTTTTGATAAAGATAGAAGACCAGCTTTGAAGTTTCAGAGATTTATGCTTAGCTTTGTTGCTTTGAAGAATGGATTCATTAATGGATGTCGATGGTTTATTGGATTGGATGGTTGTCATTTAAAGGGGTATTTCGGAGGTGTGCTATTATCAGCAGTGACATTAGATGCAAACAATGGAATTTTTCCGATTGCCGTTTGTATTTGTGAATCAGAATGTGCTGATAGTTGGAAATGGTTTTTGGCAATATTGAGTGAGTGGTTGAACATAGAGGATCAAAGTCGAGTAACGTTTATGACAGATAGGCAAAAAGGAATATTACTAGGTTTGGAAGCATATTGGCATGGTGCAGCAGTGAGGCATTGTGCCAGACATATATTTGCTAACTTAAGAAGTAATCATCCTGATATCATCTACAGAAATCTATTTTGGACAGCAGCAAGAGccactactgaaaaagaatggGAAGACgacatgaagaaaataaaaacagctAAAAAAGACACGCAAGCTGCTtatgattatttgattaagaTTGACAAGAAACAGTGGGCTAGACATGCATTTCCTGATGATGTAAAAGTTGATCATGTAACTAACAACTTAACTGAGTCATGGAACAGCTGGTTAAATGAATACAGAGACAAGCCTGTGTTGACACTTATGGAATTCATTCGGAAGAAAGTTATGAAAAGACTATATAAAAGGCATTCTGATGCAAGAAAATGGATTGGGAAGCTGCCTCCAACTGTGAGGAGAAAGTTGAATGTTTCCAGACAAGAAGGAAGATATGTAAGGGTGCTTATGGCTAGTGAGTATGAATTTGAGGTAATGGAtgagaataataaaacatttatgGTTAATATGCAGAATAAAACTTGTGATTGTGGTGTTTATCAAATTTGTGGGATACCATGTAAACATATCATCCCATGTATTGCTTTAAGACATGAAGATGCTGCTGATTATGTGGATAAAAAACTGACAGTGGAAGCATATTTGGCCACATATGCAAATATCATACATCCACTTCCAGATCAAAGTACATGGGCTGTTGTTGAAGGTCTAAAAGTCTTACCTCCATATGTCAAAGCAAGAGTTGGTAGGCCTAAAATAGTGAGGAAAAGAGAGCCAGGGGAAGAACAAGGGAAAAGAAAGACCAAGCAAAAATGTAGCAGTTGTGCAATTTTCGGCCATAATAAAAGATCATGTAAAAGACCAATTGATTCCACTCAACACCCCTCAGGTAAgcttaaatttcttcttttttttttacttttttatataaaaataaagtttatataCTAATATTTCTACCTTTATCATGCAGGAACAGCCACACAAGATATGAGAGGAAGCTCACAAGCTAGTAGTTGTTATACCAATTTGtgaaaagattattttttttttcaaaaaatattatggttATTGATGTAATGTTTACCAGTACTAATTTGAtacaatattataatacaatggttttttgttatgtttacTAGATTGATGGTTTTAATGTCTATTGGATATGTTATTTAGTACAATtaagattttgtaattattgttgtaaccaatttttttttgttgattatataagtttaaatgattgacatatggagaattgttatttttattatattaataattaatttaatttttttattcttgagtaattaattaaatttatttagtttgaaaagaaaatttaacaaaaattaaatggaaaaattgggtaatgaagttatatttgtaattttattaataatatagggATAAATTGGACAATGAAcaattagtttttaatatgctataagggtataatggtaattgcactttaaatttagaatttctgTTAAAACAAACGGTTTCCGTTAGTCAATTGGGGTCTgagtgtcttttttgaaacattaggGGGTTTTATGTCTCTTATTCAAACATTAGGGGTCTCTGtgtccttttccctttttgaagagaaagaaaccctagatctaaatttttatttcctctctatgaagaactaaacctattattctggttgaaggttaatgaagctttgattcatcactactgtgagatatTTCTTatactttaattgttttattgctttttgggtatttgtttattctctgaattattgtcatgattatgtttgttaattagataattggccactatttaattatcaacttaatctattgtcaattaaaagatttatcgtatgaagattttaatgtttgtgacaaatagcatAGCAGTGCgttgtgttatgagaataaacaatctaatttaaatgaatcatcgtATGCGTTTGtcgattaggatttgggtctctctggtttttcaggctgtcaattgattaaatcctatgatcgtatctagggttgtctattgattaggaaAATAACCAACgatcgtaccttggttatcgactagttaaggagagattggctattagagggtctcagtagctataaccggtctattcataagtagtaatgatttatatttgaatcaatgatcagtagtcgaatcaagctgagttaattccttcaaccagagctttccccaatttgaattacaattttaatttgcattcttgttattttaatttgattttttattattgtcaacaaccCCCCCccattttgcattttacattttaaaaggatttaaataattaccgatctctgtggacatgATCCtactcaatcactatacataatttatttagagtaggtatttatttttgctggctTCGACGACCATCATAAAGTCATCTCCAGATAGTTGCAGAAAGATTTCTGctgatattattaaaattattattcggTAAACCTAGTAGATTATTAGTACAAAACAGAGTAGGTGAAACACAACCTAACTACTTGACTGATCAgcatctaaaattttatgaatatgTGTTGCATCTTACTTTTTACATTATGTACCACATTCTAATTTTGCCAATTTTGcagtaaatattattgatgtATTAAATTGCAACAAACAGAACAGAATTATTGGttttaaacaatgaaaaaagaaTGCAAAAGTAGAAAATGAATGGAACTACACTCACCTTCATGTTGGAAAATCAGGTTAAAAAACATAGAATCCATATGCTTCTGTTAAAGTTAAAAGCTACATAGATTCTGTTAAGGTTGATGTGAAGCAtaggtttgatttttttttttatgggataCCAAAGAAGCCAAAAAGGCTAAACCGAAAAAAAACGTGGGAATACAATTCCGTACATATCATGATTTAACCAAGGAACAATCAGCTGAATAATGCACTTGCCATCAACCTCAACCAACAACTTCCTAACCCCCAGTTTCCATGCCATATTAAGACCATAGAATAATCCCCAGAGTTCAGCATTAGTAACCGAACTGATACCAATGTTAGCACAGACTCCAGCAACCCAATCCCCATTGTCGTTTCTTAATAATCCACCATCTGCTGCAGCGTTCAAACTCCTGCAACCACAATCtgtattgaatttgaaaacattaTTAGGAGGTGGTTTCCAACCAAAGTAGTTCACAACCTTTGATGTTCCAGGCTTGATCAAATTCATCATAGTTTTGTGGCAATTTTTCAACTCTGGCCATAATATCCATAATAATACTGTGATTACTATTCTGCACATTCTTGAATAAAGCTTGATTTCGCCAAAACCACAAACGCCAAACTGCTATACCAAAAATAGAGGGCCAATCTACTCTATTACGATCAAAACgatatgattttaaattagtGAGGAACTAATCCTTTAAGTTCaaggagaaaaaattatcCCTTTGGTTAGGAGGGACTAATGCTAACCAAATATGCTTGGCTACCACACAATCTTTAAGAGCGTGGAGAGAGTCTTCTACACTAGCTTTGCATCTCTCACATTGACTCTCGGCCACAACATGTCTTCTGGCAAGCTCCTCTTTGGtctttaatttatcttgaATAACCAACCAAAAGAAAGTTTTGACACTTTCCAACTCCAAATAAGGTTCCGTTCCGAGCAGATAAGAATGGATGAGTTGCTTGTAATGCTATGATATGCAGACTTCACTGTAAAATTGCCTTTATTTGAGAAACCCCGATCAACACCTGCTCTTACATTTGGAGCACTAAGCTGTGGAGAAGATAACTATTAAAAGCATTCCAATTCCGCTGCCCATTATTGTCAACATAATCCGCAATAGAATCTTCAAGCATCTTGCTTGGAATCAGCCTCAAAGCATGATATTTCAATATCACACTTTGCATCACCCAACAATCTTTCTAGAAACGAATTTTTGAACGATTTCCAACTTGCCAACGGACACCATTCAAAACTTATTGCCAAACCGTACCCATTGCACGCCACTCATAAGAGCCATATTTTGTGTGGGGAAATTGTCATTCTCAACACCATATTTCGAGCATAAAACCTTAGTCCACAGACTTGTAGGGGAAACAATAATATCCCATCCAATCTTCATTAATAAGGCTTCATTCAATTGGGAaggattttttaatccaaGACCACCTTTGATTTTAGGTTGAGAGATGCTATCCCACCTGACCATGGACTTGCTGTTTCTTTCACCGTTCCTACTCTATATAAAACGGTGATAGATACAATCAATTTTTCCTTGAGTAGCCCTTGGAATCTTTGTGGTTTGCACAGAGTAAATCGGCAAGGCTTGGATCACTGCTTGAGCAAGAGTAAGCCTTTCGGCAAAAGAAAGGTGCTTCGCATTCCATCCTGAGAGCCTTGTGTCGACTCGATCAAGAATCTCATGATATGTTTTATTGGTAACATGACTATGAAGATTCGGCATACCCAGATACCTCCccaaattctttgaaattgaaaagcaaCTTAATTCACCAATTTCCTTTGCCAATGCAAACTCCACagtctttgaaaaatatgttcGAGTTTTTTCTTCGCTAAGTTTTTCTCCCGACATGCAGCAAAAGTTATGTTGAATTTTGATGATCACCACCCCCGCTCAGACGAATCCTctacaagaagaagaagaagatcgtcaaaaaacaaaaaggtgaGTAAAGGGTATACCTTTCCGAGAAAGTCTTATGGGTTTACATCGCTTCTGCTGAACTTCTAGGTTGATAATGTGTAACATTTGTTATTTGCTTTCCTCTTTTACCCTTATTAAATTGGTTAGAATAGTTAATATTgggtgtttgtgtgtgcgtaAAACTtatcaatttgttttagataAGTTACGTAGGTTATtagctttaattaaaaaaggaattttcttaaaactcatgttttcttactttttatttattttaaagtatttattaGTTACCAAAAGTATTTAAGAGGAAgctatcttttattttctataccGTTAcaaatcctaaaaaaaaaagaagaaagaaacataAGTCTTTGACTTATATGAAAGTTTTATAACTTCTTTGCTTGGTGTTTGCCTTAAGGTACTAAGTATTTCTTTGacttatatgatttatttttattaattgtcaGCCTTTAATTACTTGTAGTATGATTTGGGTaatatatgtgtgttttaATGCTGTGATGATATTAACAGTCTGCATTCTTTGCTTCAAAtcgttttctttatttagaatCATATGAATGCGTTTACATGTCATGGAACTAGACATCCAAGCTTTCCATTGATAGGTTTTATGTTGAAATCCTCTGAGTATGCAAATTgttatgattttgttttttaaagttgGGTTACTGGTGCTAGAAAATTCTGATTTTCAGCAGCGGTTCTTacttttggaaaatttttctGTAAAGTTAcacatctttaaaaattatgatgattTTGTATCAGCAGATCTATATCTCGTATGACTGCATATT contains:
- the LOC127902290 gene encoding disease resistance protein At4g27190-like, with the protein product MGGIGKTTLVKEVSRQAMEAKLFDMVVFSEVSQTPDIKKIQQEIAEKLGLELREEVESRRASRLFERLRNEKKILVVLDNIWKHLNLETVGIPFGEDHKGCKLLLTARDRSVLLKMGSKDNFLINNLKDEEAGRLFKMMAGDDVENRELKSTAIGVARACGGLPIALSTVAKALRGKSLHEWKNSLRELRTPSMDNFEGVSAETYSSIELSFNHLKGEQLKKIFQLCSLMGNRILTLDLFKYSMGLGIFKGVNKMEDA
- the LOC107176070 gene encoding uncharacterized protein LOC107176070, with translation MKFVSSFDKDRRPALKFQRFMLSFVALKNGFINGCRWFIGLDGCHLKGYFGGVLLSAVTLDANNGIFPIAVCICESECADSWKWFLAILSEWLNIEDQSRVTFMTDRQKGILLGLEAYWHGAAVRHCARHIFANLRSNHPDIIYRNLFWTAARATTEKEWEDDMKKIKTAKKDTQAAYDYLIKIDKKQWARHAFPDDVKVDHVTNNLTESWNSWLNEYRDKPVLTLMEFIRKKVMKRLYKRHSDARKWIGKLPPTVRRKLNVSRQEGRYVRVLMASEYEFEVMDENNKTFMVNMQNKTCDCGVYQICGIPCKHIIPCIALRHEDAADYVDKKLTVEAYLATYANIIHPLPDQSTWAVVEGLKVLPPYVKARVGRPKIVRKREPGEEQGKRKTKQKCSSCAIFGHNKRSCKRPIDSTQHPSGTATQDMRGSSQASSCYTNL